One window from the genome of bacterium encodes:
- a CDS encoding long-chain-fatty-acid--CoA ligase — protein sequence KRSSMNSHFSSGGFPAGRIWAMAVRPEAGEALSPVRFETLGGMIRANAERAPLTPALLWERDAEAGVSGLGDVAAESGAARVLTHEALDASTGRFAAALAVLGIKKGDRAALLLGNRPEFVISYYGAAKAGTVTVPINNRLSGREISYILADSGARLLIVQEDFWPAVEAHRSEFPALEAVIWVGAAPPPTCARAFGDFLSMGGGAGPAAEVRADDLASICYTSGTTGLPKGAILTHRNILVNGRNCEAVYRFTARDRTLIAVPLFHVTGLTSQLIAMGYVGASCVLMPRYKTEEVMRLIEKFRVPSLIAAPTIFVLMLMHERCNDYDMESLRVASYGGGPIAPETIRGIKVRFPAAEAIQLYGLTETSGMVTYHPDAMALEKPASVGRCAPGCELRVVDDADRPLPTGEVGELCVRSPNTVAGYWGQEEATAEAMRGGWFHTGDYARCDAEGYYYILDRKKDMICRGAENIYSKEVEDVLYTHPAVMEAALYGIPDEVFGEIPRAGVVLRPGKSADEEEICRFCAERLADYKVPAAVFFLEELPKNANGKILKRALRESDPAFREDGSAKP from the coding sequence GAAAGAGGAGTTCGATGAATTCGCATTTTTCTTCGGGCGGTTTCCCCGCCGGGCGGATTTGGGCGATGGCGGTGCGGCCTGAGGCGGGAGAGGCTCTCTCCCCGGTCCGCTTCGAGACGCTTGGCGGGATGATCCGGGCGAACGCCGAGCGGGCCCCTTTGACTCCTGCCCTGCTCTGGGAGCGGGATGCGGAAGCGGGCGTCTCCGGGCTGGGAGATGTGGCCGCCGAATCCGGCGCCGCGCGGGTCCTCACCCACGAAGCCCTGGATGCTTCCACCGGCCGCTTTGCCGCCGCCCTCGCGGTCCTGGGCATAAAGAAGGGGGACCGGGCGGCCCTTCTCCTCGGAAACCGGCCGGAGTTCGTCATCTCCTACTACGGCGCGGCGAAGGCCGGCACCGTCACGGTCCCCATCAACAACCGCCTCTCGGGGCGCGAGATCTCCTACATCCTCGCGGACTCGGGGGCGCGCCTCCTCATCGTCCAGGAAGATTTCTGGCCCGCCGTCGAAGCGCACCGGAGTGAGTTCCCCGCACTGGAGGCGGTGATCTGGGTCGGCGCCGCCCCGCCGCCCACGTGCGCGCGCGCGTTCGGCGATTTTCTCTCGATGGGCGGCGGGGCCGGGCCGGCGGCCGAAGTCCGCGCGGATGATCTGGCCTCCATCTGCTACACCTCGGGGACGACGGGCCTTCCGAAAGGCGCCATCCTGACTCACCGGAACATCCTGGTGAACGGCCGCAACTGCGAGGCCGTCTACCGCTTCACCGCGCGGGACCGGACCCTCATCGCGGTGCCGCTCTTTCACGTGACCGGCCTGACGAGCCAGCTCATTGCCATGGGCTATGTCGGCGCCTCCTGCGTCCTGATGCCCCGCTACAAGACCGAAGAAGTCATGCGCCTCATCGAGAAGTTCCGCGTCCCCTCCCTCATCGCGGCGCCGACCATCTTCGTCTTGATGCTCATGCACGAAAGGTGCAACGACTACGACATGGAATCGCTCCGAGTGGCCTCCTACGGCGGCGGGCCCATCGCCCCCGAGACGATCCGGGGGATCAAGGTGCGCTTTCCCGCCGCAGAGGCGATCCAGCTCTACGGCCTCACCGAAACGAGCGGAATGGTGACCTACCATCCCGACGCGATGGCGCTCGAGAAGCCCGCCTCGGTCGGAAGGTGCGCGCCCGGGTGCGAGCTGCGTGTGGTGGACGATGCGGATCGCCCGCTCCCGACCGGAGAGGTGGGCGAGCTTTGCGTCCGATCGCCCAACACCGTGGCGGGCTACTGGGGGCAGGAAGAAGCCACCGCCGAGGCGATGCGGGGCGGCTGGTTCCACACGGGCGACTATGCCCGCTGCGACGCGGAGGGGTACTACTACATCCTCGATCGGAAGAAGGACATGATCTGCCGCGGGGCGGAGAACATCTACAGCAAGGAGGTGGAGGATGTGCTCTACACCCACCCGGCGGTCATGGAGGCGGCTCTCTACGGCATTCCCGATGAGGTCTTCGGCGAGATTCCGCGGGCGGGGGTGGTGCTCAGGCCCGGAAAATCGGCGGATGAGGAGGAGATATGCCGCTTCTGCGCGGAGAGGCTCGCCGACTACAAGGTGCCGGCGGCGGTTTTTTTCCTGGAAGAGCTTCCCAAGAACGCCAACGGGAAGATTCTCAAGCGCGCGCTCCGCGAATCCGATCCAGCATTTCGAGAAGACGGTTCCGCCAAACCCTGA
- a CDS encoding adenylate/guanylate cyclase domain-containing protein: MTDEAAFEIELLNEGKIVIRPGQTVLEALLESGIPHQHACGGNAICSTCRVIVIAGRDCLSVPSEDERALAEGKNFPADVRLACQTEVMGAGVHLCRMIRDETDAELIAGEADAIEHTRGVERDLAMLFLDIRDFTPFVEAHLPYDVIHILGRFHLLIRNAIEAEGGRVVGTAGDGMFSVFGLETELPEAAAAGVRAGYRILQDVGNLNRNYLTGNFGVCLDVGIGLHTGRVICGNVFGSAQGGFTAVGLPVNAAARLEQATKELNNSFLVSQEAYVLLDDPPAAPSAEMELKGISRCFCVYKLGHPYRAEAPVRDFFRVWRNRLLEMLDRIRGARA, from the coding sequence ATGACGGACGAAGCCGCTTTCGAGATAGAGCTGCTGAACGAGGGAAAAATCGTCATCCGGCCCGGACAGACCGTTCTCGAGGCTTTACTCGAATCCGGCATCCCGCACCAGCATGCCTGCGGCGGAAACGCGATCTGCTCGACCTGCCGCGTGATCGTCATCGCGGGGCGAGACTGCCTCTCCGTGCCCTCGGAGGATGAAAGAGCGCTGGCCGAGGGAAAAAACTTTCCGGCGGACGTTCGCCTCGCCTGCCAGACCGAGGTCATGGGCGCGGGTGTGCACCTTTGCCGGATGATCCGCGATGAAACGGACGCAGAGCTCATCGCCGGCGAAGCGGACGCCATCGAGCACACCCGCGGGGTGGAACGCGATCTCGCGATGCTGTTCCTCGACATCCGCGACTTCACCCCTTTCGTCGAGGCGCATCTGCCCTACGATGTCATCCACATCCTGGGCCGCTTTCACCTCCTCATCCGAAACGCCATCGAGGCCGAGGGCGGCCGGGTGGTTGGAACGGCGGGGGACGGGATGTTTTCCGTCTTCGGCCTCGAGACCGAGCTTCCCGAAGCCGCGGCGGCGGGCGTGCGCGCCGGCTACCGCATCCTCCAAGATGTCGGAAACCTGAACCGGAACTACCTCACCGGCAACTTCGGCGTCTGCCTGGACGTGGGCATCGGGCTTCACACCGGGAGGGTCATCTGCGGAAATGTTTTTGGGAGTGCCCAGGGCGGGTTCACCGCGGTGGGGCTTCCGGTCAACGCGGCGGCCCGGCTCGAGCAGGCCACCAAGGAGCTGAACAACAGCTTCCTCGTCTCGCAGGAAGCCTACGTCCTGCTGGACGACCCGCCCGCGGCGCCCTCCGCCGAGATGGAACTCAAGGGCATCAGCCGGTGCTTTTGCGTCTACAAGCTGGGGCACCCCTACCGCGCGGAGGCGCCCGTCCGCGATTTCTTCAGGGTTTGGCGGAACCGTCTTCTCGAAATGCTGGATCGGATTCGCGGAGCGCGCGCTTGA
- a CDS encoding DUF1330 domain-containing protein: MSAFLVVHITIKNPEKWKSYTENAPATVAAHGGEFLAMGKKTGVIHGHHDADLAAIIQFPDQAAVNAWYGSPEYQALIPNRDEAADMTFISYNRPPA, from the coding sequence ATGAGCGCCTTTCTCGTTGTCCACATCACCATCAAGAACCCGGAAAAATGGAAATCCTACACCGAAAACGCCCCGGCCACCGTGGCCGCGCACGGCGGGGAATTTCTCGCCATGGGGAAAAAGACGGGCGTGATCCACGGCCACCACGACGCCGACCTCGCCGCCATCATCCAGTTCCCCGATCAGGCCGCCGTCAATGCGTGGTACGGCTCGCCCGAGTACCAGGCGCTCATCCCCAACCGCGACGAAGCGGCGGACATGACGTTTATCAGCTACAACCGGCCGCCGGCCTGA